In Massilistercora timonensis, the following are encoded in one genomic region:
- the galT gene encoding UDP-glucose--hexose-1-phosphate uridylyltransferase: MLYENIKKLVEYGIQTGLTPESERIYTTNLLLDLFHEDSYEDLPVETDSLDLEEILKNLLDEAVKRELIEDSVVYRDLFDTRLMNCLLPRPSQVHATFWEKYNASPEEATAYYYKFSQDSDYIRRYRVKKDLKWTVDSPYGEIDITINLSKPEKDPKAIAAAKNAKASSYPKCQLCMENEGYAGRVNHPARENHRIIPITINDSRWGFQYSPYVYYNEHCIVFNGEHIPMKIDRAAFIKLFDFIKLFPHYFLGSNADLPIVGGSILSHDHFQGGNYTFAMAKAPIEQELTIPGYEDVQAGIVKWPLSVLRIRCKDEKRLIDLADHILQVWRGYTDEEAFIFAETDGEPHNTITPIARKRGDDYELDLALRNNITTEEHPLGVYHPHAQYHHIKKENIGLIEVMGLAVLPSRLKEELEILAQYILEGKDIRSNEKIEKHADWVESFLPGYPDVNSENIMDILKKEVGIVFTHVLEDAGVYKCTPEGREAFLRFVKEL; this comes from the coding sequence ATGTTATATGAAAATATCAAAAAATTAGTTGAATACGGGATCCAGACCGGACTTACTCCGGAATCTGAGCGGATCTACACTACCAATTTGCTGCTGGACCTGTTCCATGAGGACAGCTATGAGGATCTTCCTGTGGAGACAGACAGCCTTGACCTGGAAGAGATCCTGAAAAACCTTCTGGATGAGGCAGTAAAGCGGGAGCTGATCGAGGACAGCGTGGTATACCGGGATCTTTTTGACACCCGGCTTATGAACTGCCTGCTGCCCCGTCCCAGCCAGGTTCACGCCACCTTCTGGGAGAAATACAACGCCTCTCCCGAGGAAGCCACTGCCTACTACTATAAATTCAGCCAGGACAGCGACTATATCCGCCGCTACCGGGTGAAAAAGGATCTGAAATGGACGGTGGACAGTCCTTACGGAGAGATCGACATCACCATCAACCTCTCCAAACCGGAGAAAGACCCGAAAGCCATCGCCGCAGCCAAAAACGCCAAGGCAAGTTCCTATCCCAAATGTCAGCTTTGCATGGAAAATGAGGGCTATGCCGGACGGGTAAACCATCCCGCCAGGGAAAACCACCGGATCATCCCCATCACCATCAACGACAGCCGCTGGGGATTCCAGTATTCTCCTTATGTATATTACAACGAGCACTGTATCGTATTTAACGGGGAGCACATTCCGATGAAGATTGACCGGGCCGCGTTTATCAAGCTGTTTGATTTCATTAAGCTGTTCCCCCACTATTTCCTGGGCTCCAACGCGGATCTTCCCATCGTGGGCGGCTCTATCTTAAGCCATGACCACTTCCAGGGCGGAAACTATACCTTTGCCATGGCAAAAGCCCCCATCGAACAGGAACTCACCATCCCCGGGTACGAAGACGTACAGGCCGGCATTGTAAAATGGCCGCTCTCCGTTCTGCGGATCCGCTGCAAGGATGAGAAGCGCCTGATCGACCTGGCCGACCATATCCTGCAGGTATGGCGGGGCTACACAGACGAAGAAGCGTTTATCTTCGCCGAGACCGACGGGGAGCCTCACAACACCATCACCCCCATCGCGCGGAAACGGGGCGACGACTACGAGCTGGACCTGGCTCTCAGAAACAACATCACCACCGAGGAACATCCGCTGGGCGTTTACCACCCCCACGCTCAGTATCATCATATCAAGAAGGAAAACATCGGCCTGATCGAGGTTATGGGACTGGCGGTCCTTCCTTCCCGGCTGAAAGAAGAGCTGGAGATCCTGGCCCAGTATATCCTGGAAGGAAAAGACATCCGCAGCAACGAGAAGATCGAGAAGCATGCCGACTGGGTGGAATCCTTCCTGCCCGGCTACCCGGATGTCAACAGCGAAAATATCATGGATATCCTGAAGAAAGAAGTAGGGATCGTATTCACCCACGTGCTGGAAGATGCAGGCGTGTACAAGTGTACGCCGGAAGGACGGGAAGCATTCCTGCGGTTTGTAAAGGAATTATAA
- the ugpC gene encoding sn-glycerol-3-phosphate ABC transporter ATP-binding protein UgpC: MSFIEFKNVCKMYPGSKVNTVDDFNLNIEEKEFVAFVGPSGCGKSTTLRMIAGFEEITGGELYIDGKKVNEMAPRDRGIAMVFQNYALYPHMTVEKNIGYGLKNMKLPADEIKKKVDWAIKVLGLEDYRTRKPKNLSGGQRQRVALGRAIVKNQKLFLMDEPLSNLDAKLRVSMRTEISKLHRELGATTIYVTHDQVEAMTMADRIVIMKEGVIQQVGKPMELYDHPKNQFVAGFIGSPQMNFFDVTVENKVVTFADGNKITLPENVLQLLKGHEGSMTLGIRGEDIKTEDRYLEQYRENIQHAVITDTEVMGNENNLYFQFGGTQAVARVSKYEVAQVGDTIDFVFMPEKLHFFDKETGINYTEE, encoded by the coding sequence ATGAGCTTTATAGAATTTAAAAATGTATGTAAAATGTATCCGGGATCAAAAGTCAATACAGTTGATGATTTTAATCTGAATATTGAAGAAAAGGAATTTGTCGCGTTCGTCGGTCCTTCCGGCTGCGGGAAATCCACAACCCTGCGCATGATCGCGGGATTTGAGGAGATCACCGGAGGAGAACTCTACATAGACGGGAAGAAAGTCAACGAGATGGCCCCAAGAGACAGAGGCATTGCCATGGTGTTCCAGAATTACGCCCTCTATCCCCATATGACGGTGGAGAAGAATATCGGCTATGGACTGAAAAATATGAAGCTGCCTGCAGATGAGATCAAGAAGAAAGTAGACTGGGCCATCAAAGTGCTGGGACTGGAAGATTACCGGACCCGCAAGCCCAAGAATCTCTCCGGCGGCCAGCGCCAGAGAGTTGCCCTTGGGAGGGCGATCGTGAAGAACCAGAAACTGTTCCTGATGGATGAACCACTTTCCAATCTGGACGCGAAACTCCGCGTCAGCATGCGGACTGAGATCAGTAAGCTTCACAGGGAACTGGGAGCCACCACCATCTATGTGACCCATGACCAGGTAGAAGCCATGACCATGGCTGACCGGATCGTGATCATGAAGGAAGGCGTGATCCAGCAGGTTGGGAAGCCTATGGAACTGTATGATCATCCCAAGAATCAGTTTGTGGCAGGATTTATCGGTTCTCCGCAGATGAATTTCTTTGATGTGACTGTGGAAAATAAAGTTGTAACATTTGCAGATGGAAACAAGATCACCTTACCTGAAAATGTACTGCAGCTTCTGAAGGGACATGAAGGTTCTATGACTCTTGGTATCCGGGGCGAGGACATCAAGACCGAAGACCGGTATCTGGAGCAGTACAGGGAAAATATCCAGCATGCAGTCATCACGGATACAGAGGTTATGGGAAATGAGAACAACCTTTACTTCCAGTTTGGCGGTACGCAGGCGGTTGCCCGGGTATCCAAGTATGAGGTTGCCCAGGTGGGCGACACCATCGATTTCGTATTCATGCCGGAGAAGCTACATTTCTTTGACAAAGAGACAGGAATTAACTACACAGAAGAGTAA
- a CDS encoding substrate-binding domain-containing protein encodes MKSKKVTFADIAAYTNFSKTTISRYFNDPDSLTLENQQKIADALVALDYKENKVGRILASGRTEFVGVIVPNLYMHYYSEMLNQLLDTYESFGYKFLVFAGNAKANIERRYIEELLAYNIEGMIILSPTISSRELASYNIPVVGIEREDQYISSVNTDNYMGGVQAASLLQEIQCDVLIHVNADIPDSIPSSGRIHGFVDTCEKAGFPYELILTDLGNSFTENKTRILELLDGLEKKYPNKKKGIFMPNDTHANVLLNLLFQRYGKLPDTYRIIGFDNSPISEEAVIPISTVGQQISIIAQKAMELLSSQMEERKKRRPAPLKEPVHKVITPVLIRRKTTE; translated from the coding sequence ATGAAATCAAAGAAAGTAACCTTTGCGGATATCGCCGCTTATACAAATTTTTCAAAAACCACCATATCCCGATATTTTAACGATCCTGATTCCCTTACTCTGGAAAATCAGCAGAAGATCGCGGACGCGCTGGTAGCGCTGGATTATAAAGAAAACAAAGTGGGACGGATCCTGGCCAGCGGCAGAACAGAATTCGTAGGCGTGATCGTCCCCAATCTTTATATGCATTACTATTCAGAAATGCTCAACCAGCTTCTGGACACTTATGAATCTTTTGGCTATAAATTCCTTGTTTTTGCCGGAAATGCCAAGGCGAATATTGAACGCAGATATATTGAAGAACTTCTTGCCTACAATATTGAAGGCATGATCATCTTAAGTCCTACCATCTCTTCCAGGGAACTTGCCTCCTACAACATTCCCGTTGTGGGCATTGAACGGGAGGACCAGTACATCTCCAGCGTCAACACTGACAACTATATGGGAGGCGTTCAGGCTGCAAGCCTCCTTCAGGAAATCCAGTGCGACGTCCTGATCCATGTAAACGCGGATATTCCCGACTCCATTCCCTCTTCCGGGCGGATCCATGGCTTTGTAGACACCTGTGAAAAAGCTGGTTTCCCCTATGAACTGATCCTGACGGATCTGGGGAATTCTTTCACCGAAAACAAAACCAGGATCTTGGAACTTCTGGATGGGCTGGAGAAAAAATATCCCAATAAGAAAAAGGGCATTTTCATGCCCAATGATACTCACGCAAACGTCCTTCTGAATCTTTTATTCCAGCGATATGGGAAACTGCCGGACACCTACCGGATCATCGGGTTTGACAACTCCCCCATCTCTGAAGAGGCCGTCATCCCCATCAGTACGGTAGGACAACAGATCTCCATCATCGCCCAAAAGGCTATGGAACTGCTTTCTTCTCAGATGGAAGAACGTAAAAAACGCAGGCCCGCGCCTTTAAAGGAACCGGTCCACAAGGTCATCACTCCCGTCCTCATCCGCCGGAAGACCACAGAATAA
- a CDS encoding sugar ABC transporter substrate-binding protein has translation MRKRLLCLLGILFAVSVLAGCQQKDPEPGEVAGYDEGEEYLSIWVHSIEDTEEGQAYRESVDSFNEAYDGTYFADIEFVPRNDSGGGYSDKVNASVMAGGLPDVLTVDGPNISAYAANGIIQPLADLTEEEESEYLPSIIEQGTVDDDLYALGVMESSVGLYYNKDILEEAGIEVPDSDHPWTWSEFTDILEELKPLMEEKDGYPLDMTFPVGETSIYYFAPFVWSGGGELVSDDGLTADGYFNSEQTAAAMEYFRSVVENGYMSEAPIDHLFESGRAAFKFDGAWEVNTVYNSYPDLDLGVAPYVVSDDWDGGRYTPTGSWAFAASSETEDIEGATELVKWMSGVDSGIRIWEMAKSFPSTYKAFENIDVFQTDENYKALYDQLSNYGHPRPKTPAYPQVSTSFQEVLESVALGGKDTQEELDKAVERINSKLERYARE, from the coding sequence ATGAGAAAGCGTTTGCTGTGCCTGCTGGGGATTCTTTTTGCTGTGTCGGTCCTTGCAGGCTGTCAGCAGAAAGATCCGGAACCCGGCGAGGTGGCAGGATATGATGAAGGTGAAGAATATCTTTCCATCTGGGTCCACTCAATCGAAGACACTGAGGAAGGACAGGCATACAGAGAGTCTGTAGACAGTTTTAATGAGGCATATGACGGAACTTATTTTGCGGATATCGAGTTTGTGCCCAGGAATGACAGTGGAGGCGGTTACTCAGATAAGGTAAATGCTTCTGTTATGGCAGGAGGGCTTCCGGATGTGCTTACGGTGGACGGCCCGAATATATCTGCTTATGCGGCCAACGGGATCATCCAGCCACTGGCAGATCTAACTGAGGAGGAAGAAAGTGAATATCTTCCCTCCATCATCGAACAGGGAACGGTAGATGATGACCTGTATGCCCTGGGCGTAATGGAGTCCAGTGTAGGCCTTTACTACAATAAGGACATTCTTGAGGAGGCGGGGATCGAAGTGCCGGACAGCGATCATCCCTGGACCTGGTCAGAGTTTACAGACATCCTTGAGGAACTGAAGCCGCTGATGGAGGAAAAGGACGGATATCCGCTGGATATGACCTTCCCGGTAGGCGAGACCAGTATTTATTACTTTGCCCCCTTTGTCTGGTCCGGCGGCGGGGAACTGGTCAGCGACGACGGCCTTACGGCGGACGGATACTTCAACTCAGAGCAGACGGCCGCGGCCATGGAGTATTTCCGGTCTGTGGTTGAAAATGGCTATATGTCAGAGGCTCCCATCGATCACTTGTTTGAAAGCGGCCGGGCTGCATTTAAGTTTGACGGCGCATGGGAAGTCAATACAGTTTACAACAGCTATCCGGATCTTGATCTGGGAGTCGCGCCCTATGTGGTCAGCGACGACTGGGACGGCGGAAGGTATACGCCCACAGGCTCCTGGGCATTTGCGGCTTCATCTGAGACAGAAGATATCGAAGGCGCCACAGAGCTGGTCAAATGGATGAGCGGCGTGGACAGCGGGATAAGGATCTGGGAAATGGCGAAGAGTTTCCCGTCTACCTACAAGGCATTTGAGAATATCGATGTGTTCCAGACGGACGAGAACTACAAGGCTTTGTACGACCAGTTGAGCAATTACGGACATCCGCGGCCGAAGACCCCGGCTTATCCCCAGGTGAGCACTTCTTTCCAGGAAGTACTGGAGAGTGTGGCGCTGGGCGGAAAGGACACACAGGAAGAGCTTGACAAGGCTGTGGAACGGATCAACTCGAAATTGGAACGTTATGCGAGGGAATAA
- a CDS encoding TIGR04100 family radical SAM protein — MADILYTYKDQVYANITNRCNCRCRFCIRSHEDAIGDATSLWHKQDPTPQEIKEAMDAFDFHGYKELVYCGYGEPTCALETLIDTARYAKERYGLSIRVNTNGLGSLQHGRDIVPELAQVVDSVSISLNAPDEAAYNDVTRPTLPGAYQAMLDFAVQAARQIPEVRFTIVDVLPEEEIQASKDLAASLHIPLRIRKFTT; from the coding sequence ATGGCAGATATCTTATATACTTACAAAGACCAGGTGTACGCAAATATCACCAACCGCTGCAACTGCCGGTGCCGATTCTGCATCCGCAGTCATGAGGACGCCATCGGGGACGCCACCTCTCTGTGGCATAAACAGGACCCCACTCCCCAGGAGATCAAAGAAGCCATGGATGCCTTTGACTTCCACGGCTATAAAGAACTGGTCTACTGCGGATACGGAGAACCCACCTGCGCTCTGGAGACTCTTATCGACACCGCCCGCTACGCCAAAGAACGCTATGGCCTGTCCATCCGGGTAAACACCAACGGCCTGGGCAGCCTGCAGCACGGACGGGACATTGTCCCGGAACTGGCTCAGGTGGTGGACAGTGTGTCCATCAGCCTGAATGCCCCGGATGAGGCGGCCTACAATGACGTAACACGCCCCACACTCCCCGGCGCCTACCAGGCTATGCTGGATTTCGCGGTACAGGCTGCCCGGCAGATCCCGGAAGTCCGTTTTACCATCGTAGACGTGCTTCCGGAAGAAGAGATCCAGGCCAGCAAGGATCTGGCGGCATCACTGCACATCCCTTTGCGCATCCGCAAATTTACGACCTAA
- a CDS encoding carbohydrate ABC transporter permease codes for MFTKKQRRINWILVAVLLVLSIFFLFPVIWMLANSFKPDAAITADMNTIAAFIPPALNGSFFDNYISIITDTSFLRYMGNTLLYAAILIVLSIVVNGLAGYALAKIRFPFREQWLMIIIMLLIVPTETVITIHFLIIAKAGLLNTILGYILPLIVNPFNIFLFRQVFVSLPDDVYEAAQLDFCGPVKYFFTMVLPMSKTVVATVSVFTFLNVWNDYLWPSLVFTSSDLLTAQIGLNSITSNENTTMGQTLAVITLVTIPVIIIYSLFSKQIVEGVTSTGSKEG; via the coding sequence ATGTTCACAAAAAAGCAAAGGCGAATTAACTGGATCCTTGTGGCGGTGCTGCTGGTGCTCTCCATTTTCTTCCTGTTCCCGGTGATCTGGATGCTGGCTAACTCCTTTAAGCCGGACGCGGCGATCACAGCGGACATGAATACCATTGCGGCGTTTATCCCGCCGGCCTTAAACGGCAGTTTCTTTGACAACTATATTTCCATTATCACGGACACCAGCTTCCTGCGGTATATGGGGAATACCCTTCTCTATGCGGCGATCCTGATCGTGCTGAGTATCGTGGTAAACGGCCTTGCCGGATACGCGCTGGCCAAGATCCGCTTCCCCTTCCGGGAGCAGTGGCTGATGATCATTATCATGCTTCTGATCGTGCCCACAGAGACGGTCATAACCATTCATTTCCTGATCATTGCCAAGGCGGGACTTTTAAATACCATCCTGGGCTATATCCTGCCGCTGATCGTGAATCCGTTTAACATCTTTTTGTTCCGCCAGGTATTTGTCAGCCTGCCGGATGATGTGTACGAGGCGGCCCAGCTGGACTTCTGCGGCCCGGTGAAATACTTTTTCACCATGGTCCTGCCCATGTCCAAGACCGTTGTGGCAACGGTCAGCGTGTTTACATTCCTGAATGTGTGGAACGACTATCTCTGGCCCTCCCTGGTGTTTACCTCCAGTGATCTTCTGACGGCGCAGATCGGTCTGAATTCCATCACGTCCAATGAAAACACCACCATGGGTCAGACCCTGGCAGTTATCACACTTGTAACTATACCGGTCATCATCATCTACTCTCTGTTCTCCAAGCAGATCGTAGAGGGTGTTACTTCAACAGGTTCAAAGGAAGGATAA
- a CDS encoding sugar ABC transporter permease, protein MRRKNSIMGMAFFGPALVLLTLFLFLPMLLTFGFSFTDYFALNPELTHFVGLENYINIFKDDLFVQSFLNTVKFVVIIVPLQCGGALLLALAINKAAHCKKYFKVAFFVPVVMSLAVVSTLWMQIYSPEGILNTLLANVGIDTQPFIHSADQALPSIAIMSVWQGVGYQMIIFLGGLQNISPALYEAAEMDHATAWQKFKDITLPELKPLCVFVFITVTIGAFRMLVQPMVMTGGGPDHSTYTLVYDIYETGTVNWEMGLASTMAIVFTIFVVVLTIIQNMLTKDKEGGEKHVHKKAKAN, encoded by the coding sequence ATGAGAAGAAAAAATTCAATCATGGGAATGGCATTTTTCGGACCTGCGCTGGTGCTGCTGACGCTGTTTTTGTTCCTGCCGATGCTGCTTACCTTTGGATTCAGCTTTACCGATTATTTTGCGCTGAATCCGGAGCTGACACATTTCGTAGGCCTGGAAAATTATATCAACATTTTTAAAGACGATCTTTTTGTACAGTCGTTCTTAAATACCGTAAAATTTGTAGTTATCATCGTGCCGCTGCAGTGCGGCGGCGCTCTGCTCCTGGCGCTTGCCATCAATAAGGCGGCCCACTGCAAGAAATATTTTAAAGTGGCGTTTTTCGTGCCGGTAGTTATGTCGCTTGCAGTTGTGTCCACGCTGTGGATGCAGATCTACAGCCCGGAAGGGATCCTGAATACGCTGCTGGCAAATGTGGGGATTGATACCCAGCCCTTTATCCACAGCGCGGATCAGGCGCTGCCGTCCATTGCTATCATGAGCGTATGGCAGGGCGTGGGCTACCAGATGATCATTTTCCTGGGAGGTCTGCAGAACATCAGTCCTGCGCTCTATGAAGCGGCAGAGATGGATCACGCTACCGCCTGGCAGAAATTCAAGGATATTACTCTGCCGGAATTAAAACCACTGTGCGTGTTTGTGTTCATCACTGTTACCATCGGCGCGTTCCGGATGCTGGTACAGCCTATGGTCATGACAGGCGGCGGACCGGATCATTCTACTTACACGCTGGTATATGATATTTACGAGACGGGTACAGTCAACTGGGAGATGGGCCTGGCGTCCACAATGGCCATTGTATTTACGATATTTGTGGTAGTCCTGACGATCATCCAGAATATGCTGACAAAGGATAAGGAAGGAGGAGAAAAGCATGTTCACAAAAAAGCAAAGGCGAATTAA
- a CDS encoding AraC family transcriptional regulator, whose protein sequence is MQIGTEKNRKETKAHGSFAFPVSVDVEQIQAYEQGTFLWHWHPEVELTWVMSGEMEYHVNDSQYRLREGEGLFGNSNALHSGYRKDDKDCTYLSVTFHPRFLYGDEGSILYSKYVRFITEDSRWPSLKLERKVEWQREILEDLERIYELSLEAPEDYEIRMHILLMEIWMRLYRHFSSLPERERGSERELMRLKDMISYIQEHYDQEIRLDDIADHVNICRNECCRFFKRHMKMTIFDYVLFLRIQKSLTLLRAGESITRTANLVGFSSPAYYGQIFRRYMKCTPREYQKGDKSLPSESDVKL, encoded by the coding sequence ATGCAGATCGGAACAGAGAAAAACAGAAAAGAAACCAAAGCTCATGGAAGTTTTGCCTTTCCGGTGAGTGTGGACGTGGAACAGATCCAGGCCTACGAGCAGGGGACTTTCCTGTGGCACTGGCATCCGGAAGTGGAGCTTACCTGGGTGATGTCGGGGGAGATGGAGTATCATGTGAATGACAGCCAGTACCGGCTGCGGGAAGGGGAAGGATTGTTCGGGAACAGCAACGCGCTTCACTCCGGGTATCGGAAGGATGATAAGGACTGCACCTATCTTTCGGTCACCTTTCACCCCCGGTTTCTCTATGGAGATGAGGGAAGCATCCTTTACTCCAAGTATGTGAGGTTTATCACAGAGGACAGCCGCTGGCCTTCTCTTAAGCTGGAACGCAAGGTAGAATGGCAGAGGGAGATCCTTGAGGATCTGGAGCGGATCTATGAGTTATCCCTGGAAGCGCCGGAGGATTATGAGATCCGGATGCATATCCTGCTGATGGAGATCTGGATGAGGCTGTACCGGCATTTTTCCTCCCTGCCGGAGCGGGAGCGGGGATCGGAGCGGGAACTGATGCGGCTGAAGGATATGATCTCTTATATCCAGGAGCACTATGATCAGGAGATCCGGCTGGATGACATCGCGGACCATGTGAATATCTGCAGAAATGAATGCTGCCGCTTTTTTAAACGGCATATGAAGATGACCATCTTCGATTATGTGCTGTTCCTGCGGATCCAGAAGAGCCTTACTCTGCTGCGCGCAGGGGAAAGTATCACCCGGACGGCGAATCTGGTGGGATTCTCCAGTCCGGCTTACTATGGACAGATTTTCCGGCGGTATATGAAGTGTACTCCCAGAGAATATCAGAAGGGAGACAAAAGTCTCCCTTCTGAATCAGATGTTAAGCTTTAG
- a CDS encoding galactokinase, whose product MLNKLIKEFQKLYGEEGELRTYFAPGRVNLIGEHTDYNGGHVFPCALTLGTYAVVRDREDRGLRFYSMNFSSLGVLETSLDDLVPHKEASWTNYPKGVMWAFEKRGFHLTHGLDIAIFGDIPAGSGLSSSASLEVLTGIILKDTFGFDQVSMPEIALIGQDSENNFNGCNCGIMDQFASAMGRKDHAIFLDTSTLEYQYAPVRLEDSKIVITNSKVKHSLVNSAYNDRRRECETALSDLQTVTQIKTLGDLSNEAFESFQSAIKDPVCLKRARHAVHENQRTIQAVEALKNNDIALFGKLMNASHESLKTDYEVSCPEIDLLVDLAQSMPGVIGSRITGGGFGGCTVSIVKNDTVDRFVKEIGSAYQKETGHEAEFYIVEIGDGARKLQEA is encoded by the coding sequence ATGTTAAACAAATTGATCAAAGAATTTCAGAAACTTTACGGCGAGGAAGGAGAACTTCGCACCTACTTTGCCCCCGGCAGAGTCAATCTGATCGGCGAGCACACTGACTATAACGGCGGCCATGTGTTCCCCTGCGCCCTGACTCTTGGCACCTACGCAGTAGTACGGGACCGGGAAGACCGGGGGCTTCGCTTCTATTCTATGAATTTCAGCTCCCTGGGTGTTCTGGAGACCAGCCTGGACGATCTGGTTCCCCACAAAGAAGCTTCCTGGACCAACTATCCCAAGGGCGTAATGTGGGCCTTCGAGAAACGGGGCTTCCACCTGACCCACGGTCTGGACATCGCGATCTTCGGAGACATCCCGGCCGGTTCCGGTCTGTCTTCTTCCGCTTCCCTGGAAGTCCTGACCGGGATCATCCTGAAGGACACCTTCGGATTTGACCAGGTTTCCATGCCGGAGATCGCTTTGATCGGCCAGGATTCCGAGAACAATTTCAACGGCTGCAACTGCGGCATCATGGATCAGTTCGCCAGCGCCATGGGCAGGAAAGATCACGCCATCTTCCTGGACACCAGCACACTGGAATATCAGTATGCTCCGGTCCGCCTGGAAGATTCCAAGATCGTCATCACCAACAGCAAGGTAAAACACAGCCTGGTCAACTCCGCTTACAATGACCGGCGAAGAGAATGCGAGACCGCCCTTTCTGACCTTCAGACCGTCACACAGATAAAGACTCTGGGGGATCTCTCCAACGAAGCGTTTGAATCCTTCCAGTCCGCCATCAAGGATCCGGTCTGCCTGAAGCGGGCGCGGCACGCAGTCCATGAGAACCAGCGGACTATCCAGGCAGTGGAAGCGCTGAAAAACAACGACATCGCTCTCTTTGGAAAGCTGATGAACGCCTCCCATGAATCTCTGAAGACAGACTATGAAGTATCCTGCCCGGAGATCGATCTTCTGGTGGATCTGGCCCAGTCCATGCCCGGCGTCATCGGCTCCCGCATCACCGGCGGCGGCTTCGGCGGCTGCACCGTCAGCATCGTAAAAAATGACACGGTAGACAGATTTGTAAAAGAGATCGGCAGCGCCTATCAGAAGGAAACCGGCCACGAAGCAGAATTCTACATTGTGGAGATCGGCGACGGCGCCAGAAAACTGCAGGAAGCATAG
- a CDS encoding glycoside hydrolase family 32 protein: MKGQHRLHLKAPDNWINDPNGFIYYKGQYHLFYQYFPYGPRWGTMHWGHAVSQDLVSWEHKGLALYPTIHGDQNGCFSGSAVEEEGKLYLVYTGVRYEVVNPEDPHTCLDDQFESCQILISSEDGFQFDNQNGKEVVIPPITDPKIGDRTHTRDPKVWRGKDGWYMVLGSTLGEKQGELLFYRSADLHHWTYVSQATKGPAYGWMWECPDYFPTEGGDVLLVSAMGLLTNEEKEKNQSICFPVDFQEDTCRIQIPDEYQFVDYGMDLYAPQTTLDKEGRRTMIAWVRMPKVTEEGWIGMFCSPRVVEAEGGHVYFRLHPNVRQAYSRKAADVCEIGKDGYMVVVDLEDGEELEIGGYRIFREGNRVCTDRSRVYPGFAGAHLRSETPELKNGCHLEVIVDEHFIEVFVNDGEYVISNAVYGLKKEIRYQGRGEAELWVAG, from the coding sequence ATGAAAGGACAGCACAGATTACACTTAAAAGCGCCGGATAACTGGATCAACGATCCCAACGGATTTATCTATTACAAAGGGCAGTACCATCTGTTCTATCAGTATTTCCCCTATGGTCCCCGGTGGGGGACCATGCACTGGGGGCATGCGGTAAGTCAGGACCTGGTTTCCTGGGAACATAAAGGGCTTGCGCTCTATCCCACCATCCACGGGGATCAGAACGGCTGCTTCTCAGGAAGCGCGGTAGAAGAGGAAGGAAAGCTTTATCTGGTTTACACAGGCGTACGTTATGAGGTGGTCAATCCGGAGGATCCTCATACCTGCCTGGACGACCAGTTTGAATCCTGCCAGATCCTGATCTCTTCAGAGGATGGATTTCAATTTGACAATCAGAATGGAAAAGAAGTGGTCATACCGCCGATCACGGATCCCAAGATCGGGGACCGGACTCACACCAGGGACCCCAAGGTGTGGAGAGGAAAAGACGGGTGGTATATGGTTCTTGGAAGTACGCTGGGTGAGAAGCAGGGAGAGCTTCTTTTCTACCGGAGTGCAGATCTGCACCACTGGACTTATGTGAGCCAGGCAACCAAGGGGCCGGCCTATGGATGGATGTGGGAGTGCCCGGATTATTTCCCCACAGAAGGCGGGGATGTGCTGCTGGTATCGGCGATGGGGCTCCTCACCAACGAAGAGAAGGAGAAGAACCAGTCTATCTGTTTCCCGGTGGACTTCCAGGAGGATACCTGCAGGATCCAGATCCCGGATGAATATCAGTTTGTGGATTATGGTATGGATCTCTACGCGCCCCAGACCACGCTGGATAAAGAAGGCAGGCGGACCATGATCGCCTGGGTGCGGATGCCGAAAGTAACAGAGGAAGGATGGATCGGGATGTTCTGTTCGCCACGGGTTGTAGAGGCAGAAGGCGGACACGTTTATTTCCGGCTTCACCCGAATGTCCGGCAGGCATATTCCAGGAAAGCAGCAGACGTATGTGAGATCGGCAAAGACGGGTACATGGTCGTGGTTGATCTGGAAGACGGAGAAGAGCTTGAGATTGGCGGTTACCGGATCTTCCGGGAAGGCAATCGGGTCTGCACGGACCGGAGCAGGGTATATCCCGGCTTTGCCGGAGCACATTTAAGATCAGAGACACCGGAACTGAAGAACGGCTGTCATCTGGAGGTGATCGTGGATGAGCATTTCATTGAGGTGTTTGTCAATGACGGTGAGTATGTGATCAGCAATGCAGTGTATGGGCTGAAGAAGGAAATCCGGTATCAGGGGAGAGGTGAAGCAGAACTCTGGGTGGCAGGATAA